In a genomic window of Silurus meridionalis isolate SWU-2019-XX chromosome 27, ASM1480568v1, whole genome shotgun sequence:
- the nol6 gene encoding LOW QUALITY PROTEIN: nucleolar protein 6 (The sequence of the model RefSeq protein was modified relative to this genomic sequence to represent the inferred CDS: inserted 1 base in 1 codon): MKRKSSPIADDLENEMEPLSLSENGEESAKKPKGSKKKAENGVLRPLKLSEGQLYKAPTVEELNQLKEAENLFHCSLLKMQMDELLKEVVLSERRKKQLDSFVQEITDLLKSVPETPVVELSDLSWLSESGIDVPFILVPEETKGKFHMEPPHSVDLIGSYPLGTCIKPRVSVDLATTIPASILHPMDFLNQRYSRKRALYLAGLAQHLSTSPLVGPLHYSCLHGNRLRPLLLVTPSGKDSNSIMLRIHAIPPPDFLKPSRFHPQKNNIRTAWFTGQDAEQESNEPPTPQYNSTVVGDHLPRSHLQFLSAHCDQCPAFRDGVALLKVWLRQRELDQGTGCFGGFLASMLLAYLLSTHKVAKTMNAYQLLRNALHFLASTDLTENGITLARNPDSKAPSLPEFHSAFQVVFVDPSGHLNMCADMTTFTYKQIQHEASLSLQFWDDPTLDGFQALLMTPKPMIRTYDNVYQLNDLVKMQAACKKLSLLSTLMDHSGNYILAALPFILSLLQRGLGDRIHLLVHSXSSDPEWPVYGDPPLYKDQPPVSVGVLLHPERALSVLERGPAADKPEAEEFRQLWGSRSELRRFQDGAITEAVLWSGSSTCERRHVLLEIITHLLDLHADIPESCIRFIGGEMDDVIKVKKEECSAGEEESLKVVQCFDDLSRKLWQLEGLPLSITSVQGAHPALRYTQVFPPVPVKLAYSFFEREKTSRALVPNKTKPCPYYITPIKVIVHMEGSGKWPNDRLAIRHIKAAFHIRLGELLKSQHGYTHRPSPTHLDVWKDGLAFRIQVAYHREPQVLRESVTTQGMLIQRDNAEAQALEIETQHKPFLTSTLHGLQQQQPCFGTACRLAKRWLAAQLFSGDIIEEAADLLVASLFLQPAPFTPPSSPQVAFLRFLHLLSTFDWKNNPLVVNLNSKLAACDYTEIKNHFLALRESLPVMFIGTPNDKTVSVWTKEGPSVQILQRVVLVAAESLRILEAQLINPNQKQDIRVAFRPPLEAYDVLIHLKPQQVPLHSRAVDRPKTTSYRGTQDKDVASSGGAFPVVDFDPVKLYLSELREAFGDLALFFYDPYGGTVIAVLWKPKAFQPQPFKTSLMNARRVDVNEGVATTVPNIEAIVQDFQIIGEGLVNKVDLRTERWVV; the protein is encoded by the exons aTGAAGAGGAAAAGTTCTCCAATTGCTGATGATCTAGAAAATGAG ATGGAACCACTGAGTCTATCTGAAAATGGAGAGGAAAGTGCAAAGAAACCCAAAGGGTCCAAAAAGAAAGCAGAGAATGGAGTCCTTCGTCCACTTAAGCTCTCTGAAGGACAGTTGTACAAAGCCCCTACTGTGGAGGAGCTCAACCAGCTGAAGGAGGCAGAGAATCTGTTTCACTGCAGTCTGCTCAAAATGCAG ATGGATGAACTGCTCAAGGAGGTGGTACTGAGTGAGCGCAGGAAGAAACAGTTGGATTCTTTTGTCCAGGAAATCACAGATCTTTTGAAATCTGTGCCTGAAACTCCAGTAGTGGAA CTGTCAGACTTGTCTTGGTTGTCGGAGTCGGGAATTGACGTCCCGTTTATTCTGGTTCCTGAGGAAACTAAGGGCAAGTTCCACATGGAGCCACCTCACTCTGTGGATCTGATTGGGAGTTATCCTCTGGGAACTTGCATCAAACCAAGAGTTTCTGTTGATCTAGCTACTACAATTCCTGCT AGTATCCTACACCCAATGGATTTCCTGAACCAGAGATACTCTCGAAAGCGAGCTCTTTATCTGGCAGGACTTGCACAGCATCTTTCCACTTCTCCTTTAGTGGGTCCACTGCATTATTCATGCCTGCATGGCAACCGGCTTCGCCCACTACTGCTTGTCACACCTTCAG GTAAGGATAGCAACAGCATCATGTTGAGGATTCATGCCATCCCACCTCCGGACTTCCTCAAACCGAGTCGATTCCATCCACAGAAGAACAACATACGGACAGCATGGTTTACAGGCCAAGACGCTGAACAGG aaaGCAACGAGCCTCCTACTCCTCAATATAATAGTACAGTGGTGGGGGATCACCTCCCACGTTCGCACCTGCAGTTTCTCAGTGCACACTGTGATCAATGTCCTGCCTTTCGAGATGGAGTAGCTTTGCTCAAAGTGTGGCTCAGACAGAGGGAGCTTGATCAG GGTACTGGCTGTTTTGGAGGATTCTTGGCCTCCATGCTGCTGGCTTATCTCCTGTCCACGCATAAAGTGGCTAAAACCATGAACGCCTACCAGCTGCTCAGAAATGCCCTGCATTTCTTGG CTTCCACAGACCTGACTGAGAATGGTATTACCTTAGCAAGAAACCCAGATTCTAAAGCG CCATCTTTGCCCGAGTTCCACAGTGCTTTCCAAGTTGTTTTTGTGGATCCATCTGGCCACCTTAACATGTGTGCAGATATGACCACTTTCACCTACAAACAG ATCCAGCATGAGGCATCTCTGTCCCTCCAGTTCTGGGACGATCCCACACTTGATGgcttccaggctcttcttatgACACCCAAACCCATGATCAGGACATATGACAACGTCTATCA ACTGAATGATTTGGTGAAAATGCAAGCAGCCTGTAAAAAGCTCAGTCTCCTTAGCACTCTCATGGACCACAGTGGGAACTACATTCTTGCTGCTCTTCCTTTTATCTTGTCTCTTCTGCAGCGAGGACTTGGGGATAGGATCCACCTTTTGGTTCACT CTTCCTCAGACCCTGAG TGGCCAGTGTATGGTGACCCCCCTCTGTACAAAGACCAGCCACCCGTGTCTGTTGGCGTGCTTCTCCACCCTGAGCGTGCTCTCTCTGTTCTGGAGAGAGGACCTGCAGCAGATAAACCTGAG GCGGAAGAGTTCCGGCAGCTGTGGGGTTCTCGCTCAGAGTTGAGGCGCTTTCAGGATGGCGCCATCACCGAGGCAGTGCTGTGGTCTGGATCTTCCACCTGTGAGAGAAGACATGTCTTGCTGGAGATAATCACCCACCTTCTGGATCT tcatgcAGATATACCTGAGTCCTGCATCCGGTTTATTGGGGGAGAAATGGATGATGTCATTAAAGTTAAAAAAGAG GAGTGCAGTGCAGGAGAAGAGGAGAGTCTGAAGGTGGTGCAGTGCTTTGATGACCTAAGCAGAAAGCTGTGGCAGCTGGAGGGTCTGCCTCTGTCCATCACATCGGTGCAGGGTGCTCACCCTGCTCTCAGATACACACAG GTGTTTCCTCCTGTCCCAGTAAAGCTGGCCTACTCATTTTTTGAGAGGGAGAAGACTTCCCGTGCTTTGGTTCCAAATAAGACCAAGCCTTGCCCTTATTATATCACACCGATTAAAG TGATTGTACACATGGAAGGCAGTGGAAAGTGGCCTAATGACCGTTTGGCAATTCGCCATATTAAAGCAGCTTTCCACATCCGCCTCGGCGAGCTGCTCAAAAGCCAGCACGGTTACACGCATCGCCCCTCACCTACACACCTGGACGTATGGAAG GATGGACTGGCGTTCCGGATCCAGGTAGCGTACCACCGAGAGCCCCAAGTGCTGAGAGAAAGTGTGACCACACAGGGCATGCTGATTCAGAGGGATAATGCAGAGGCACAAGCATTGGAAATCGAGACGCAGCACAAACCATTCCTGACCAGCACCCTGCACGG TCTGCAGCAGCAACAGCCGTGTTTCGGCACAGCGTGCCGCCTGGCCAAACGCTGGCTGGCAGCACAGCTCTTCAGTGGAGATATAATAGAGGAGGCAGCTGATCTCCTGGTGGCTTCGCTCTTCCTACAACCGGCTCCTTTTACACCTCCGAG CTCTCCTCAGGTCGCTTTCCTCCGTTTCCTTCACCTGCTTTCCACTTTCGACTGGAAGAACAACCCTCTGGTGGTCAACCTCAATAGCAAACTAGCAG CTTGTGACTACACTGAAATCAAAAACCACTTCCTGGCACTGAGGGAATCTTTGCCTGTGATGTTTATCGGCACTCCCAATGATAAGACAGTCTCCGTTTGGACAAAAGAAGGACCTTCGGTTCAG ATTCTTCAGCGTGTCGTGTTGGTTGCAGCAGAAAGCCTACGCATCCTGGAGGCCCAGCTCATCAACCCCAATCAAAAACAAGATATCCGG GTGGCATTTCGACCCCCACTGGAGGCCTATGACGTTCTGATCCACCTCAAACCTCAACAGGTCCCCTTACACTCTAGAGCTGTGGATCGTCCTAAAACCACGAGTTACCGAGGCACCCAGGACAAGGACGTAGCAAGCTCAGGAGGAGCGTTCCCTGTCGTGGATTTTGATCCTGTGAAGCTGTATCTGTCCGAGCTCAGG gAGGCATTTGGGGATCTGGCACTCTTTTTCTATGACCCCTATGGGGGAACTGTGATTGCAGTATTGTGGAAGCCCAAAGCTTTTCAGCCTCAGCCATTCAAG ACTTCTCTGATGAACGCCAGACGAGTGGATGTGAATGAAGGCGTGGCCACTACTGTCCCTAACATAGAAGCCATTGTGCAGGATTTCCAGATTATCGGGGAAGGCCTGGTCAACAAGGTGGACCTAAGGACTGAGAGATGGGTTGTCTGA